The window TCTCCTTTTACAAACTCTTTTTACACGTTAAATGAGAGGCTTAATTATTCACTTCAAGCAACAATTCTTCATTTCTGCTCATGAGGTAGTCTATGGCTTCATCTACAGATACACCATTGGCCATGATATTCGTGTACGCCAAACCTACCGCATCAATCATCTGCTGATACATGGGGTATTTTTCAGGTATGTATACTTTATCTAAGGCTTGTATGAAACCTTTGTATGTTGGTTCGTTGAAGATAGGAGCAGATGTACTTTCCTTCCTTACAGGTAATCGGCCCGTTTTTTGAGCAAAATCAATAGCATATTTGGACGTATTCATAAATTTGAGATAGTCAATAACGATTTCCTTATGTTCTGACGTCTTTGACACCGAATAACCCATAACACCAGCTGAAGCGCCAACGGCATTCTCTTTTTCAGGTATTAAGAAACTACCTAATTTCCCATCAAGGTCAGGGTTCTTATTCAGTAATAGCCCCATACCATTAGAACCGGTAATCATCATGCCTGTCTTTTCAGTTGCCAGATAGTTAACAGCTTCTGTATAGCCTGTTTCTGTTGGTCCTGGAGGTACGACCTGATGTACAGTGTGTAAATCGGTAAAGAACTTAAGGGCTTCTTTAAATGCTGGGGTATCTAAGGTTGTTTTCCACTTACCATCTGCATAAGTAGCGTCTTCACATCCAAAGTTCCTAGCGATGTTCATAAATCGAGACGTACCAGAACCATTGTTTGTCCCGACCATGCTAAAGCCCCATCTATCTATTTTGCCATTCCCATCCGTATCTTTTGTCATGGCTTTTGAAACATCTAAAAAGGCATCCCAAGTTGTTGGTACTGCCATACCGGTCTCTTCCAGCCAATCGGTTCGATAGATTACCGCACTTGGTACGGAGAACCATGGGAATCTTGCCATTTCATCACCCACCATAACATCGGCCAGAGCGCTTTCTAGAAAACCATCAAAGTACTCATCCGTTAGGTAAGGTCGAATATCTTCTAGAATGCCTAATTCTACTGCTTTTGGGAAAAAGTCAGGAAGCATGGTAAATGCATCTGGCAAGTCATTATTGGTAATATATGCTGTCATCTTCTTCGTGAGTTCGTTGGAAGGTGTACCTATGTAATGAATCTTAATATTGGGATGTTGTGCCATGTAAGCGTCTGCCATGGCTTGCTCAAGTTCGCCCTCAACACCTTCTGTGATCGTTCCTGATAGAATATTGATAACAACTTCCTTCTCAGCCTTATCTTGTTCATCCCCTGGTTTCTTTTCTCCTTGACTCATGGTATCATCCGATGTTTCTTTACTACCTTTTCCTGAATCATTACTGCAACCACTAAATAGAAACACTGCCATCATGAGTATTAAGAGTATACTTAATATTTGTTTTCTTACTTTTGTCATCTTTCTTCTCCTCCTTAATAAGTTATACAAAATAGATGCTACATGATTTAACGCCCCCATATACCCCCATTCTTTGATGCCATACCATGGACATGCTAAATCACTGGGCCTATCGTTTATCATCTATTTGATGTCATTATTATAGATGAAAGTATATGGCGGATAAATGAGTTGACGGTCGCACTATTTATAATTATTCAATTTAAACACATAATTTTTCACAGGTGAAAGCGTCATTTATAAAAAACCTTGATTTTTTTATAATGAGGTCAAAAAAAGAACCACATGATTGCGGTTCTTGATATGATGGTCATTCCTGTTCATTTTTTATATTGGAATTATCAATAATTTGTCTGATTCTATTGGCTGCTTCTTTGGCTGCTATTCTAGGCTCTTGACTCTCCGTTAAGACCTGTTGATAAGCTTGACCCAGAATATCAGGCATATCTGCATAATAGCTAACTCTAGGAAAGGGTTCAATATATTGAAAAGCTTCATAGAAACCACTATATGCATCATCTCTGCCTAACACAACTTCTCCTGCATATACGGTAGAAGGTATTCTTCCTGTTTGCTCGAACCAACGGATCTGGTTATCCTTTTCTAGAAGAAACCTTAAGAATCGTACAGCTTCTTCTTTATGGGGACTTGTTTTTGCAATGGAGTAGCCATGAATGCCCAAGGTTGATGTATGCTGGCTGCCCATGGGTATTAAGAAACTACCCAGCTTTCCTTTTAAACCTGGATTCTTTGCCAATATGGAAGCCATGGCGTGTGAACCGGTTATCATCATGGCTGTCTTTTCATTTTTCATCCATTCAATGGCTTCTTCATAACTGACCTCAACAGGTCCAGGTGGTACGACTTTGTGTTTGGTATAAAGTTCACCATAATAGGTCAAAGCAGCAATACCTTCAGGACTATCCATATCTGTTACCCACTGGTGGTCAGCGTATCGAAGCTCATAAGCTCCAAATGATCTCAATACATTGGTGAACCGAACTGCCCCTGAATTATTTTTAGCACCCACTAATGCCAAACCCCATCGGTCGATAACACCATCTCCATTGGTGTCTTCTGTTAACGCTTTAGCAACTTCCAGAAAAGCTGACCAATCTTTTGGAACCGTTAACTTTTTTTCTTCAAACCAGTCCGTTCTGTAAATAACACCCATGGATACCATGGACCATGGTAAAAAAACCATTTCCTCATCTTGAATGGCTTCAATCATCAATTCTGGATAAATTTGTTCTAGGAAAGAATCGTCAAAGAAACGCCTTAAATCAGCTATGATATCAAGGTCATATAGTTTATTCCGAAATTCTGGGAGATTGACAAATATATCGGGCATATTATCTTCAATGGCCAAGGTGGATAGTTGGGTGGAAACATTATTAATGGGTACACCAATGTACTCGATGACAATATCTTTGTTTGCAGCCATGAATGTTTCAGCTAGTTGTTGTTCAAGTTCTTTTTCTGGACTTTCTACAATCGTTGTAGAAAGCACCTTAAGAACCACCTTTTTAGCTGATATCTCTGTTTCTTTCTGGAAATCTGACTCTGTGGTTTCTTGGTGTTCAGTATCCGTACACCCTGTCACCATAAAGAACACCACCATAAAGATAACACCCTTGACATATTTCATAAAACCACACCCCTATGAAAGATTCAACTACTTTTTAATTGCTTTCGGTAAACGTTTGGACTCATGTTAAACTTCTTCTTAAACACGTTACTGAAATAATAAATGTTATCATAACCGATTTCATCACTTATTTGTGTGATGGACTTATCCGTGGTTCGAAGTAAAATCTTAGCCATCTCCATTCGGTAATCCGTGAGATAATGGGTCACATTAACCCCTACTTTCTTCTTAAACAGGGAACCGAAATAACTGGCAGACATGTTTAGACGTTCTGCTAAGAAGGAGACGGTTATATCATGGCTATAATGGTTCTGGATATAATCAAGACATCCTTTAATATCCTTGTCCAATGTATCGTCTCTCATTACCTTGAGATGCTTAAAATACAACGTGTTAAACCTTTCAAACCAATCCATTGTCTGGTGCATGTATTCAAAATGTCTTAGTTCTGACCTTTCTGCTATACCATCATAACCTGTTATATCCTGAAACTGCTGGTGATATAATTTCAGTTCTTTTGAATACACATGAAGCATTTCATCCAGATCCCCATTGAATGTTTGTCGAACAAAAGACATGCTTGCTTCAGACACATCATGAAAATATTGCTTCCAGACATCAGCTGCTTGTTGCGCATCTCCGTATTCTATAGCCCTTTCAAGGTTGCGTTCCATTGTTGTGTCAAATAATAATTTATCATGCTCTATGAGACCGTCTTTCTTACTGCTTGCCTCATACAGAATGGATTCAGGTCCATGAATAAATCGTTTCTCATTAACCTTATCTAAAGCGTCTAGAGCCTTTTTAAAGTCTTGTAAATCTATGGCTCTAGCGTTCAAGGCTACAGAAACCGTGATTTGCATATAACGACTAAGGGCTTTCTGCAAGTCTTCTAACATGTTACTAAGCTTATTTTGCAACATCACCTTGGCATTCATGACACCCACATAATGTAAATCATCCAGACGAAACACATCTCCTGTACCATAGTCATTAATGATTTCCGACGTAAGGTTCATGACCGATTGAGCAAAAAGCCGTCGATCCGATGGGGAACTGGCTGGTTTTCTCTTCGTACATGTATCCACTGTAAACAACATAAGACACCCTTCACTGCTCGTGAGCTTACTTCCCTTTTTCTGAAGCAGGTCCAAATCCAATGGACATTCATCACTGGCAATTCTCTGCCATTCTTCCTGAAGACTCATTGTTTTCTCGTCACCTATAGCGGATCGTATGGATTGTTGTACAGTAAGCAGCAGTTCCAGCAGCTTTTGTGAATTAACAGAAAGCTTTAGTATATAATCAACTGCGCCAAGCCGTAGTGCTTGTTGAGCATAGATAAAATCCTCATGACAACTAAGGATGATGACTTTCACATCGATAGCCTCATCTTTAATCGCCTTCAATACCTCAATGCCGTTCATAACAGGCATCTCAATGTCAAGGAGTACAATATGGACTTCTTCCTGCCTTAATATGGCCATCGCTTCTTTTCCATTACTGGCCTCACCAATGACTTCAAAATAATGTTGCCCCCAATCGATTGATGATTTTATACCCACCCTAACCAACAATTCATCGTCAACTATCAGCACTTTTGTCATAATCTGCCTCCCTGATGATTGGTAATACAATTGTTATTTTGATACCCTTTCCTATTTGGCTGAAAAGCTTTAAACCATATGCCTCACCAAACATCAATTTGATGCGTTGATGTACATTCCCCAGACCAATACCACTATACCTGCCTTTTGTTTCATTTTTTTCCATGGATGCAACCAACTGTTTTAGATGTTCTGGCTCCACGCCCACCCCGTTATCTTCAACCCTAAAACACAAGTTTTCATCCTCTATATACCCTTTGATCTCAATATGAATGTTTTTCTCCTCTTGTCCTTTTATACCATGAATCAAAGTATTTTCAACTAAGGGCTGAAGAATGAGTTTGGGAACCATCCATGTTTTAATACCTTCTTGTAAGGTAATGGACATGGTGAACTGTTGATTGTATCTGGCTTTTTGGATATTAAGATAACTGTTGATATTTTCAATCTCATCACCAATGGGTATGCATTCGTTCATTTTGCCTATGCTCATTTCCAGCAACCTGCCAAGGGATGCAATCAGGTCTGCCACATTAGGGGCTTGATTGATAACGGCTATCCATTTAATGGTATTCAAGGTATTGAATAAAAAATGAGGATTAATCTGTGCATACAGCACTTGCAGCATCAATGCTTTCTCTTTCTCCTTTTCTTGCTGAATATTTCTAATCAATTGATTGATTTGATGTATGGTTATGTTAAATCGCTTTCCCAACTGAGCGATTTCATCTCTACCCTTAACGGGAACCGTCAGATCAAATTTCCCCTGCTCAACATCTTGCATCTGGAGCATTAACTTTTTTAATGGAAGGGTAATACTGTAAATCAGAATGTAACTGATAATAATAAATATCAGCAATACACCAAGAAGGAGAATCAGATTCTTGCTCCTCTGGTCAATGACTTGAGAGAATAGATTTTCATAATTACTGACCTTAATCAGATACCAACCTGTCAAACTATTTTTTGTGTAACTGATGAATTGATGATTTCCATCTTCTTCATAACTAAAATGATTACGATTCTTATACAAAATAGCATTAACATAGGGTTTTGCAGCCAAGTTTGTACCAATGTGCTCCCGCTCAACATCACTAACCACCGTACCCCCTTTATCAACAACTAATATGTTGTCATCGTTTTCTCCCGTCAGCAGGTCATAAATCAAATCCTGCTCTTCATAAGTAATGGTCATGACACCCCGCCAAGACAGTTCAGCACTTTCATTAATCAATCGGGCTAACGTAATGAGGTAGACATGCTTATCATGATCCCAGTGAAAAACCCAAGACTGGTAACCTTTATCCTTCATACTATCTGCAAACCATGTTTGTTCGCGCCAAGCTATATCTTTATCGGAATTTCTCTTAGGAAGCGATGTATATATATTGTTCTGAAAATCAAAAAGGGTGAGGGTATTGTTATACTCCGACAATATGGTTTCTCTAGCGATGTTAAAACTATCATTGATCACCAGATAATTCTTATAATAGTGCTGTAGCTTTTCCCATTCATCTGCCTCAATGGACGGGGTTCCATTAAAAAGCACCTCTTTCACCTGCTTATTAATGGCAAAAAAGTTCATAGCTTTGACCACTTTATCCAATTCGTCTTCAATGACCTTGTTCAACTGTTCTAAATCTCTAGCATTTTCTTTCTTAATCTGTTCACGAAGAATATCTTCCGTAGTCTTGGAATAACGATAAGAAATGATTAATAGAGGCAATACAAGAAAAATGAGAATAACCAACAGCATTTTGGTTTGAACGTGCTTAAACCGATACAGTCTCATTTTCACTTAACCATCCTCTCTGAATAATATCTATATAGTATATGTCAATGCCATATAGTTTACAGGTTCAGTGCCTTTTTAACCATAGAGAAATTTACTCAGTTTTTATAAAAATTATATCATGACTATTGAAAATAATAAACATAGCGAATGGATAACGTTAAAAACCAGATGTATTCATGTTTCCATGTTATACATAAGATTATCCCCCTTCTATCTAAAACCAGTAGATAGAAGGGGGATTAAATTGGTACTGTTAATGGTTAGTTGTATTCGAAAAAGTCACATCTACTATACTAAATACACCTGCTGGTACCGTTACATGAATGGTGTTGTTTTTTATTTTCAAAGTTTCCTGAGTAAGTATATTTTTAGCTTTCGTACCATTCATGTTTTGAAGCTTGATGGTCGCTTGACGCTCTTCGGGATTAACATAACCTGAATCCAGTATATAGATTCTTAAATGACTATTATCTATACGTACAACCGTCCATGCTACATCGCCCTCCACCACAACAGGCATGCGCTTTCTAGCTTGATTAAGTTTTTTTACAACTGTCTTTCTGTAGATATCGGGGTCTTGTTTTGTATCATTTTCGTCATAAAAGTATTTCCCATCTGTGGTAATCTTATCCACAAACCGACTGCCTTCAATGTCATAGTCGTCAGGTAGAATAGGAATCATACCGTAATATGTATTGGGCAAAAAGTTACTCATTCTGTGTTTTACACCATAGCCATAGTTTGAAAAATCATGTTTAGCAGTAGGATACCCTGCCCAATAGCAGTCTAGTTGATCAAAAACGTATTTTTCATCATATGTTGGATCAAAAAGAGCAATATTATGACCATTTTCACCATGTTCAACGTAACCTTCATCAGGGGATTTCATTGCCAAAGCAACATCTGGAATAGACAATATATCCTCTCTTTCTGGCGTTATCAGTATGCCTTTATCGATCATTTTGTAGATAGGAATCGTCTGATCATTCTCCGGTAATACGAAATTCTGTAGATATTTAGCGCCTTGGGACATATGGTATACCATGTTTCGCATATAATGACTTTGTGTTTTTTGTGAACTCCATTCATATTGGCGATTATAGGATGCATTATCCTCAACCATTCGGGTGCCCCAGTTATCAACTGCTCCCGTTAACCAGATACCCATTCGGCCAGCGAGGCTTAATTCTGCTGTTCTGGTGTTGGTATCTTCTGTTGAAATAATCAATACATCTTTGTATTTTTCATTATAGAGCTGTGCCCAGATTGGGTTGTAGAACGTTCCTGTCCAAAAAATGTTTTTATTTCGGAAGAATACCTTTGCCGTACCATATTGCTGACAAAGTTCAGCCAGTGGTATTAACCGATTCTTAATGGCATAATCCATGTTCTCATCACTTTTTGCAAATTCTGAGAAGATAAACATCTTAAAATGGTTTGGGGCAGCCTTTAAAATTTCTTCTGCTGTGGACATGGAGAAATAAAATGGATCCGTTGTATGCCCTGCCCACACGGTAAAATCTTGACCTTCTGCTTCTAACCTCGTTGCTTCTGCAATAATTTGCTCTGCTGTCATGTCATATTTTTTCCTCTTATCTTTATGGGTAGCCCAATATTCGGACAAAGATGAACGATCATAGTCTTCTGTCCAAAGATAATTTTTAGGAAAATGTATGGCATCATTGGTCAGTGCGCTTTCTATTTTAGGATCAATATGATTTAAAGAAATAAGATGATCCTTCGAAATAGATTGTTGATAAGAAGGCATGACAAATGCATCAATTTGTTCATCCAGGGTACGTATATTCCCTTGAATCTCTTTTATCCTTCCCACTTGTTGTATATTTTCAAAAGCTTCTCCCCAATGGTCGTTATCTAGTTTCAAGGCATAGATTGCATCACCACCAGAAATATCACTTGCCATATAATAGGTATTGGTTTCAGGGTCAAATTCCCCTCCTGCAAAAGAAGCTGGCGCTGAATAGATAGCTCTAACTTCACCATCTAAATTTCGAACGAGAATATCACTTGCAAAAAACAATAATACATACTCATCGGACATGGAAGGAATATTCACATAAGAAAGCTGTGCCATTCTATAATCACGACTTCTTAGCTGATCGTTAAAAGCTGTTGATTCATGATTTTCAATAAAACCACCTTCACTGTTGAAAACAGCCATTTCCCCTCTCGTCTGTTTAGAACTATAATAGGGTAAGAGTATCTCACATTTACCATCCTTGTTGATATCTTGCACCATACAACGGCCAATAAACTTCTTCTTGGCTTTTAAATCCAAATCGTTGAAATCCGTTACCCATACAGGCTTGGACATATCATCTGGGTCCAGCATCATCATCAGGTTGGTGCGGTTAACAGAATATGTGATAACAGCAATAACATATTCTTTTCCTGTTCCATACATATCACCTGATATCACATGTCGAACCACTCCAGCTTGCTTGTTACTACTATCGTCAGGCACATATGCATCAACTTTAGTGCCTGTAGCAGAAAGCTTATAAATATGCTTATCAATACCACCGGTTATGATATATTTCTTACCATCATTTCCTTGTACCGTGCAAACATTATAAAGAGGTGCAGGGGTTGTATATGACCATAACAAGCGACCCTTATGATTTAAAACATACAATGTACCATCACTAGAAGCAATCATACTTTCATCTTTGCCATCACCATCAATATCATCAACAAAGAGATCGTATGGAAAAGATTCCCCTGCTTGACTTGACCATAAGCGTTTTCCGTCAGCACTATATCCAAGTACTTTACCATCATATGCTGCTCCTACAACACCTCTAATACCATTCTTAAGGGTTGCGGGTTTAACATGATATATATGACTTCCTGTTGAAAATCCCGTTAATACTTCACTATGTTGAGTTGTTGCCTCCTTTTGGGTTTGAGCAAATACGCCCTCTTCAACAGGGTCTATCCTATCAGCCCCATCTACGGGCATACCACTAAACATAAAACTAGCTAACATAACCAGTGATAAAAAGACAACTAACCTATATTTTTTATTACAACGCATCATGACTTCTCCTCCTTAATTCTACCTACTATCAACCTACCCATTTGTTTCACTCTTTTAACAACTGGGTTTTCGACAACCTTGTCAATACGTAAGAATCTTACTAAAACACCTTCACACCAAATACTTCAATATAACGTGCGCCATAAGTATTCTCAAAAGTAAACCGTATGGTTGTCACATTGTCATAGGTTTCCATAAATCTGTTCAATCCTTGGTAATTATTTCTTATGACTTTACATATTGAGTTATCATGTGTAATGATGTCTATCTTATAGTCCTTTACAAGTTGTCTAATAGGTGAACTAAAGTTGTTGGTCTCCATCTGTGGATTAAAGATAATCTGAATTTCTTCAATATTTTTCGGTGAAGGAAAGGTGATTTCTAGCCATGGATGTTCTTCCTCTTCTGAAACCCATACATGGGGTAATCCATAGGGTCTAGAAAAACCATTTGCAACATTTTCTGCTGCATATAGGTGCTGCGACGGTGTTATGTTTCTAAAACCAATACATCGAGATACTTCGTCATTTAAGGGAAGCTTCTCAATGAATCTTTTAATTTTATGCTCACTCCTTTCATCAAAAATCAATGTAGGCGCTCCAGTGATACGTTCTTTTGATACATAAACGTTAAGTGCTTCATGTTTCATCAATATAATATAATGTTTCATATCTTTTGAACGACTACATTGAAGGGGTAATGTCAACCATCCATCAAAATTGCCATCTACGGAGACATGGATTTCCTTTACCTTATAATCGGGAAAGTAATTCTCAACATGTTCACCACCAAATACAGCAACATGAAGCAGTTGCTCTCGTTCTGTCTTGTTCTTTAATTTTATGTCAACACTTTCCAACGTTTCTGTCGTTGTTGGCAGCACAAGACAGAAGTTTTTATCTAAAGTCACATAATCAGTAACCTTGGTGTTCTCCATTAATCTTACTGATGAAGATGTTATGTGAGCATCTTTAACATAGCCTACGTCTTCCTTCATGCCAAGAATATACTGTCCATCTCGTTGTAACACCTGTTGTAACTCTTTCATATATGGCTTATCACGTATGTTTCTTGGCATGACTTGATGTTTGATGGATAGGGCAGCTGCTGTTCCAACAGCTTGGGCCATGGCTGACAATGTCTGTTGAACTCTTATTGAACCCAATGCAACATGGGTAGCGCTGGTAATACGTCCTGCTAAAAATAAATTATGGATATTCTTAGAATACATCATACGGTATGGTACTTGGTATAACCCTGGAACGAATCCAAACTGAGACGGTCTGCCATGACCATATATCCCCCCCACATCATGAATATCAAGGGACCAACCTGCTACGGATACAGCATCTTCAAATACAACTTTATTCTCAATATCCTTTTGATTGAGCACATAATCCCCATAGAATCTTCTAGATTCCCGTTTACCAGGCATGGATGCTACCCATTTCAAATACAGATTATCCACATCATCAAATTGGCCACTGTTCTTTACATAGTCCCAATAGCCATAGACTAGTTTTCTAAGCTCTAATGTGATGGCATTGTCATCTTGAATGGTATCCAGCTCACCACCATAGGACAGCCACCAGATACCATCAATTTCATCGATGTTTTCTCTAACTTTTCTACCTGTTTCTGGTCGAATAAACCATTTTAATATGTCATCATTATGATAGTCATAGGCAAAGGCTGGTTTTACATAGGGTATTTTCTTATTCTCTCGACCTACTTTGAAGAGAATACAACTTCCCATCACCTTATGGTCAGCTTCATCTACTGCAAGGCTTTCATCATAGGCATCTTTGGATTCTCTCCCCACTGTATATAGGGCACCAGCTGCATGAGCAATCGTTCCATCACCTGAAGCGTCCACAAATAAAGGGCTTTTGAAAAGGTATTCTTTTTCTGTTCTTAGTTGCCTGCCATAGACAGCCATTATATTTCCATTATCCATGCTGACATCATAGGCTTCTGTGTTTGAAAACAATGTGATATGAGGTTCTCGTCTAACCATCTCCAATAATGCCATATCTGTTAATTCATAATCATCTTTTGTGTTATACCTTGGATTATACTTAAAGATTTCCAGCTTAATCTCATCCGATATGCCTGCTTCTCTGGCATAATAAGATATTGAATGAGATGAACCATTATAATGGACACGAAGCTCACTGCTATGATTCCCGCCTAAAACTGGACGATTATTTACCAATGTAACTTTTAAGCCTTTTCTTGCTGCTGCAATGGCCGCTGTCATACCAGCCATGCCACCGCCAATGACTGTTAATTCACTTGTTATGATTTCCATATTATGTCTCCTTTACATAACCACCCATTCTTACCCAATCGCCAGTAAGATGATGAGCCCACGAATGTTTGGCATCCTTGGCATATGCATAGGATTCAAACACATCACCATTCCCTAAAATCCTAGGATCTCTTGTTTCTATGAGTTTTTCTTTAAGTTCCAAGTACAATGCCTTTTTTAAGACGTCATAATCTTTATTTTGAGCCAGATTCTCCATACATTCTGGATCTTTTTTTATAGCATATAGCTCTTCTTGAGGGCGTAAGCCAAAAGTATAGTTATAATAGCAGTTGTCCCCTTTTGCATGCAGGTGTAATATTTCCTCTTTGGTAGGACAATTAGCACAGTTGGTATAATACGTTTCAGGATTGCCGGACGGGTATCGTGATGGTTCAAAATTATGAATATATAAATAGTCAGGTGTCCGGATGCACCTTACAGGATATCCTTTATCTTCTGCTCTTCCCATATC is drawn from Vallitalea pronyensis and contains these coding sequences:
- a CDS encoding ABC transporter substrate-binding protein, whose translation is MTKVRKQILSILLILMMAVFLFSGCSNDSGKGSKETSDDTMSQGEKKPGDEQDKAEKEVVINILSGTITEGVEGELEQAMADAYMAQHPNIKIHYIGTPSNELTKKMTAYITNNDLPDAFTMLPDFFPKAVELGILEDIRPYLTDEYFDGFLESALADVMVGDEMARFPWFSVPSAVIYRTDWLEETGMAVPTTWDAFLDVSKAMTKDTDGNGKIDRWGFSMVGTNNGSGTSRFMNIARNFGCEDATYADGKWKTTLDTPAFKEALKFFTDLHTVHQVVPPGPTETGYTEAVNYLATEKTGMMITGSNGMGLLLNKNPDLDGKLGSFLIPEKENAVGASAGVMGYSVSKTSEHKEIVIDYLKFMNTSKYAIDFAQKTGRLPVRKESTSAPIFNEPTYKGFIQALDKVYIPEKYPMYQQMIDAVGLAYTNIMANGVSVDEAIDYLMSRNEELLLEVNN
- a CDS encoding ABC transporter substrate-binding protein, with the protein product MKYVKGVIFMVVFFMVTGCTDTEHQETTESDFQKETEISAKKVVLKVLSTTIVESPEKELEQQLAETFMAANKDIVIEYIGVPINNVSTQLSTLAIEDNMPDIFVNLPEFRNKLYDLDIIADLRRFFDDSFLEQIYPELMIEAIQDEEMVFLPWSMVSMGVIYRTDWFEEKKLTVPKDWSAFLEVAKALTEDTNGDGVIDRWGLALVGAKNNSGAVRFTNVLRSFGAYELRYADHQWVTDMDSPEGIAALTYYGELYTKHKVVPPGPVEVSYEEAIEWMKNEKTAMMITGSHAMASILAKNPGLKGKLGSFLIPMGSQHTSTLGIHGYSIAKTSPHKEEAVRFLRFLLEKDNQIRWFEQTGRIPSTVYAGEVVLGRDDAYSGFYEAFQYIEPFPRVSYYADMPDILGQAYQQVLTESQEPRIAAKEAANRIRQIIDNSNIKNEQE
- a CDS encoding response regulator transcription factor: MTKVLIVDDELLVRVGIKSSIDWGQHYFEVIGEASNGKEAMAILRQEEVHIVLLDIEMPVMNGIEVLKAIKDEAIDVKVIILSCHEDFIYAQQALRLGAVDYILKLSVNSQKLLELLLTVQQSIRSAIGDEKTMSLQEEWQRIASDECPLDLDLLQKKGSKLTSSEGCLMLFTVDTCTKRKPASSPSDRRLFAQSVMNLTSEIINDYGTGDVFRLDDLHYVGVMNAKVMLQNKLSNMLEDLQKALSRYMQITVSVALNARAIDLQDFKKALDALDKVNEKRFIHGPESILYEASSKKDGLIEHDKLLFDTTMERNLERAIEYGDAQQAADVWKQYFHDVSEASMSFVRQTFNGDLDEMLHVYSKELKLYHQQFQDITGYDGIAERSELRHFEYMHQTMDWFERFNTLYFKHLKVMRDDTLDKDIKGCLDYIQNHYSHDITVSFLAERLNMSASYFGSLFKKKVGVNVTHYLTDYRMEMAKILLRTTDKSITQISDEIGYDNIYYFSNVFKKKFNMSPNVYRKQLKSS
- a CDS encoding sensor histidine kinase — protein: MRLYRFKHVQTKMLLVILIFLVLPLLIISYRYSKTTEDILREQIKKENARDLEQLNKVIEDELDKVVKAMNFFAINKQVKEVLFNGTPSIEADEWEKLQHYYKNYLVINDSFNIARETILSEYNNTLTLFDFQNNIYTSLPKRNSDKDIAWREQTWFADSMKDKGYQSWVFHWDHDKHVYLITLARLINESAELSWRGVMTITYEEQDLIYDLLTGENDDNILVVDKGGTVVSDVEREHIGTNLAAKPYVNAILYKNRNHFSYEEDGNHQFISYTKNSLTGWYLIKVSNYENLFSQVIDQRSKNLILLLGVLLIFIIISYILIYSITLPLKKLMLQMQDVEQGKFDLTVPVKGRDEIAQLGKRFNITIHQINQLIRNIQQEKEKEKALMLQVLYAQINPHFLFNTLNTIKWIAVINQAPNVADLIASLGRLLEMSIGKMNECIPIGDEIENINSYLNIQKARYNQQFTMSITLQEGIKTWMVPKLILQPLVENTLIHGIKGQEEKNIHIEIKGYIEDENLCFRVEDNGVGVEPEHLKQLVASMEKNETKGRYSGIGLGNVHQRIKLMFGEAYGLKLFSQIGKGIKITIVLPIIREADYDKSADS
- a CDS encoding PQQ-binding-like beta-propeller repeat protein; the protein is MMRCNKKYRLVVFLSLVMLASFMFSGMPVDGADRIDPVEEGVFAQTQKEATTQHSEVLTGFSTGSHIYHVKPATLKNGIRGVVGAAYDGKVLGYSADGKRLWSSQAGESFPYDLFVDDIDGDGKDESMIASSDGTLYVLNHKGRLLWSYTTPAPLYNVCTVQGNDGKKYIITGGIDKHIYKLSATGTKVDAYVPDDSSNKQAGVVRHVISGDMYGTGKEYVIAVITYSVNRTNLMMMLDPDDMSKPVWVTDFNDLDLKAKKKFIGRCMVQDINKDGKCEILLPYYSSKQTRGEMAVFNSEGGFIENHESTAFNDQLRSRDYRMAQLSYVNIPSMSDEYVLLFFASDILVRNLDGEVRAIYSAPASFAGGEFDPETNTYYMASDISGGDAIYALKLDNDHWGEAFENIQQVGRIKEIQGNIRTLDEQIDAFVMPSYQQSISKDHLISLNHIDPKIESALTNDAIHFPKNYLWTEDYDRSSLSEYWATHKDKRKKYDMTAEQIIAEATRLEAEGQDFTVWAGHTTDPFYFSMSTAEEILKAAPNHFKMFIFSEFAKSDENMDYAIKNRLIPLAELCQQYGTAKVFFRNKNIFWTGTFYNPIWAQLYNEKYKDVLIISTEDTNTRTAELSLAGRMGIWLTGAVDNWGTRMVEDNASYNRQYEWSSQKTQSHYMRNMVYHMSQGAKYLQNFVLPENDQTIPIYKMIDKGILITPEREDILSIPDVALAMKSPDEGYVEHGENGHNIALFDPTYDEKYVFDQLDCYWAGYPTAKHDFSNYGYGVKHRMSNFLPNTYYGMIPILPDDYDIEGSRFVDKITTDGKYFYDENDTKQDPDIYRKTVVKKLNQARKRMPVVVEGDVAWTVVRIDNSHLRIYILDSGYVNPEERQATIKLQNMNGTKAKNILTQETLKIKNNTIHVTVPAGVFSIVDVTFSNTTNH